The Thermoproteota archaeon sequence AGCGATCATACTGACAGGGATGTGGAGAGGACGAGCATACCGTTATCGAAGCAACTCTACCCGAAGGTCATCCCGCCCATTGTATGGCCTTACGAGGAGGTGGTGGACCACTGGGACGAGCTAATTCTGGAGCTCAAGGTAGATGGAACCCTCGCCCAGAGCTCCAAGGCTGAAAGATTGCTTAGGGCTGAGGAGCTGATCGATAGGGCGGGGGTCGAGGGAAATGCCGTCCTCTTCTCCGGATCGATACCTTGGATCAACGGTGAGATGAGGTTCGGAAGGGAGTACAGGATGGAGATCAGGGATCCCGTGCTGGGAAGGGGGATAATCTACAGCTACATAACTCGCAGAGCTTGATAGCTGGCTGACTACCGCCATATCATTTACCCAGCGTTAACCTGCGAAACGGACTCGCTAGAACACCGTTTATAGTGAAACCGAAGACCAGAATAAAAATTATAATCTACACCCCCGTTACAAAATCGGGGATACCTCCGGTCCCAAGGGACCGGTTGGGTGAACACGGGACCACCCCTCCTAGTAAGGAGTGGGAAGCTGCGGAATTCCCACAATATTTAAAAGTTTCCATTGATAAAAAATATTAGGGAGTGGGGAGGTGAAAGATTTTGAGAAGAAGAGGGGCCTCGAAGCCCGTCACTATTTTGGTCTCCCTCGTCATCGGCGTCCTGATCGGTGCAGTTATAGGTTACGCTCTATCACCGAGGGCCCCCGTAACCACCACTGTGACGGCTCCTTCTGGTGATCTGGAGAAGTTGAAGGCTGAGAATGAGCAGTTGAAGGCTAAGGTGGAGGAACTCACCAAGAAGCTGGCATCCGCTGGTGAGGGAGAGATCACGATAAAGGTGTGGACCATAGGACCGGATCCGCCCAGCGAGTACAGGCTGAAGAACTTCCAGATAGCAGCTGACATGCTCAACAAGTGGTTAGCAGCTTTGGGATCCAAGGTGAGGGTGAAGATCGATGGCCAGTTCTTCGTCAGGCCCGTGGAGTGGGGTGAGTACAAGAACAAGTTCTACCTCGCCTACAAGTCAGGGAAGGCTCCCGACATATATCTCACCGGCCATGAGGACGTCGGATTCCTGGCCGCGAACGGTTACATAATCCCGCTCGACGATTACATAAAGGAGTACTGGGATGTGGTCTACTACGACGTGATCCCCACCTTATGGGAGGCGGTTAAGTATCAGGGCAAGATATGGGCAGTTCCCCAGGACACAGAGGCCAGGCCCATGTACTTCAGGAAGGACGTATTGAAGAAGCTCGGATGGAGCGATGAGGAAATAGCACAACTACCGGAGAAGGTGAAGAGGGGAGAGTTCACGCTGAAGGACCTACTAGAGGTCGCGAAAGAGGCCGTGGACAAGGGACTGGTTGAGCGGGGCATACTCCACAGGGTCAAGGAGGGATACGACTACTTCCAGTTCTATCTGGCGTATGGGGGCAGACTGTGGGACGCTCAGAGTGGCAAGATGGTCTTCACCAAGAGCGCCTGGAAGAAGACGCTCCAGTGGTTCCACGACGCGGTTTGGAAGTACA is a genomic window containing:
- a CDS encoding DUF2848 family protein, whose translation is MPSLDIVAVLASGEVIPRRFSYDRLVLAGWSGRDRDEVMAHVEELKRIGVPPPSEVPQFFRVGPNLLTTSRRIGVLESRNSGEVEYVILLEGGRPRYVTVGSDHTDRDVERTSIPLSKQLYPKVIPPIVWPYEEVVDHWDELILELKVDGTLAQSSKAERLLRAEELIDRAGVEGNAVLFSGSIPWINGEMRFGREYRMEIRDPVLGRGIIYSYITRRA
- a CDS encoding extracellular solute-binding protein; translation: MRRRGASKPVTILVSLVIGVLIGAVIGYALSPRAPVTTTVTAPSGDLEKLKAENEQLKAKVEELTKKLASAGEGEITIKVWTIGPDPPSEYRLKNFQIAADMLNKWLAALGSKVRVKIDGQFFVRPVEWGEYKNKFYLAYKSGKAPDIYLTGHEDVGFLAANGYIIPLDDYIKEYWDVVYYDVIPTLWEAVKYQGKIWAVPQDTEARPMYFRKDVLKKLGWSDEEIAQLPEKVKRGEFTLKDLLEVAKEAVDKGLVERGILHRVKEGYDYFQFYLAYGGRLWDAQSGKMVFTKSAWKKTLQWFHDAVWKYKVISPTQFSGDWDKDFHGPFTQGKALFLSGGTWHKGEWVSKGLLTNEEFNENVGYMLHPAGEPGKEPVTLSHPLIYTITKQAQERGVADVAFLLITLVTDPHLNANHAVQSSHLAILYSEISDSRYKKEPFLADVAYMLDYTTFIPNHPKWGDYSRIVFNILRGVESGDLTPDQAFNELLNGIKGLGSDAVIIED